In one window of Lynx canadensis isolate LIC74 chromosome A3, mLynCan4.pri.v2, whole genome shotgun sequence DNA:
- the DUSP15 gene encoding dual specificity protein phosphatase 15 isoform X2, with amino-acid sequence MTEGVLPGLYLGNFIDAKDPDQLGRNKITHIISIHESPQPLLQDITYLRIPVADTPEVPIKKHFKECINFIHCCRLNGGNCLVHCFAGISRSTTIVTAYVMTVTGLGWRDVLEAIKATRPIANPNPGFRQQLEEFGWGSSRKLRRQLEERFGESPFRDEEEVRALLPLCKRCRQGSAPAAASPAPHAAASEGTLQRLVPRPPREAHRPLPLLARVKQTFSCLPRCLSRKGGK; translated from the exons ATGACCGAGGGG GTACTTCCTGGACTCTACCTCGGAAACTTCATTG ATGCCAAAGACCCGGACCAGCTGGGCCGGAATAAGATCACACACATCATCTCCATCCACGAGTCACCCCAGCCTCTCCTGCAG GACATAACCTACCTTCGCATCCCTGTGGCAGACACCCCTGAGGTACCCAT CAAAAAGCACTTCAAAGAATGTATCAACTTCATCCACTGTTGCCGCCTCAATGGGGGGAACTGCCTTGTGCATTG CTTTGCAGGCATCTCCCGCAGCACCACCATCGTGACGGCATATGTGATGACTGTGACGGGGCTTGGCTGGCGGGACGTGCTTGAAGCCATCAAGGCCACCCGGCCCATCGCCAACCCCAACCCAGGCTTTAGGCAGCAGCTTGAAGAGTTTGGCTGGGGCAGTTCCCGGAAG ctccgCCGGCAGCTGGAGGAGCGCTTCGGAGAAAGCCCTTTCCGCGACGAGGAGGAGGTGCGCGCGCTGCTGCCGCTGTGCAAGCGCTGCCGGCAGGGCTCTGCGCCCGCGGCCGCGTCCCCCGCACCGCACGCGGCGGCCTCCGAGGGAACCCTGCAGCGCCTGGTGCCGCGGCCGCCCCGGGAGGCCCACCGGCCGCTGCCGCTGCTGGCGCGCGTCAAGCAGACTTTCTCTTGCCTCCCGCGGTGTCTGTCCCGCAAGGGCGGCAAGTGA
- the DUSP15 gene encoding dual specificity protein phosphatase 15 isoform X1 — translation MGNGMTKVLPGLYLGNFIDAKDPDQLGRNKITHIISIHESPQPLLQDITYLRIPVADTPEVPIKKHFKECINFIHCCRLNGGNCLVHCFAGISRSTTIVTAYVMTVTGLGWRDVLEAIKATRPIANPNPGFRQQLEEFGWGSSRKLRRQLEERFGESPFRDEEEVRALLPLCKRCRQGSAPAAASPAPHAAASEGTLQRLVPRPPREAHRPLPLLARVKQTFSCLPRCLSRKGGK, via the exons ATGGGGAATGGCATGACCAAG GTACTTCCTGGACTCTACCTCGGAAACTTCATTG ATGCCAAAGACCCGGACCAGCTGGGCCGGAATAAGATCACACACATCATCTCCATCCACGAGTCACCCCAGCCTCTCCTGCAG GACATAACCTACCTTCGCATCCCTGTGGCAGACACCCCTGAGGTACCCAT CAAAAAGCACTTCAAAGAATGTATCAACTTCATCCACTGTTGCCGCCTCAATGGGGGGAACTGCCTTGTGCATTG CTTTGCAGGCATCTCCCGCAGCACCACCATCGTGACGGCATATGTGATGACTGTGACGGGGCTTGGCTGGCGGGACGTGCTTGAAGCCATCAAGGCCACCCGGCCCATCGCCAACCCCAACCCAGGCTTTAGGCAGCAGCTTGAAGAGTTTGGCTGGGGCAGTTCCCGGAAG ctccgCCGGCAGCTGGAGGAGCGCTTCGGAGAAAGCCCTTTCCGCGACGAGGAGGAGGTGCGCGCGCTGCTGCCGCTGTGCAAGCGCTGCCGGCAGGGCTCTGCGCCCGCGGCCGCGTCCCCCGCACCGCACGCGGCGGCCTCCGAGGGAACCCTGCAGCGCCTGGTGCCGCGGCCGCCCCGGGAGGCCCACCGGCCGCTGCCGCTGCTGGCGCGCGTCAAGCAGACTTTCTCTTGCCTCCCGCGGTGTCTGTCCCGCAAGGGCGGCAAGTGA